From the Porphyrobacter sp. CACIAM 03H1 genome, the window CAGAACCACTTTTCCCCTTCGCGCCAGTCGATCAGCAGGTGCTTGATGAGGAAGCTCGCGGTGATCATCCGCACGCGGTTGTGCATCCACCCGGTCTGCCACAGCTGGCGCATCCCGGCATCGACGATCGGGTAGCCGGTGCGGCCCTGCTGCCATGCCTTGAGATCGCGCGCAGCGGCTTCGTCGGTGGCCGGATCGCGCCACGGGAAGCGGTCGAAATCCTCGCGGTAGTTCTTCGTGGCATAGGCGGGGAATTGCAGCACCGCATTGGCGGAATAGTCGCGCCAGATCAGCTCGCCCTCGAAGGTGCGCCAGCCGACAGATGAGCGGTCCTTGAAGCGGTGCCAGATCTGGATCGGCGAGATCTCGCCGAAATGCAGATGCGGCGAGAGGTGCGAGACCTTGTCGAGGCTCGGCAGGTTCCGCTTGTCGTCGTAGTCGTCGACATCGGCTTCCCATGCTTCGAGGCGCCGGTGCGCCGCCGCCTCGCCGACCTCCCAGAAAGCGCGCATTCCGCCGGCCCAGTCGGGCTTGGTGGGGAGCAGGTTCCACGCGGCGAGATCGTCCGAGGCGGGGCAGCTGGCGGGGGCTTCCAGCTTTTCGGGCGCGGGGAGTTCGGGGCGCGGCGGGAATTCGGCCCGCACGGCGCGGCTGAAGGGGGTGTAGATCTTGTACTGCCCGCCGGTGCCGGTTGTGATGGAGCCGGGGGGCATAAGGTAATTGCCGTGGTGGAGTTGCAGGTCGAGGCTCTTGGCAAGCTTGCGCTCGGCATTGAGCCACCAGGGTTCATAATGGCAATTGGCGTGGATGGTGCGCGCGCCGGTTTCGACCGCCAGCCTGGTCAGCTCAGCCACCGCTTCCCCCCGCCGCAGGATCAGCCTGTTGCCCCTTGCCTCAAGGGACTTTGCCAGGCTCGACAGGGAATGATGCAGCCACCATCGCGAGGCGCCGCCATAGGCGTGGTGCCTGGGGCTTTCGTCGTCGAGGACAAAGACCGCGATGACGGGGCCAGCCTTGGCGGCGTGGTAGAGCGCGGGGTTATCGGCAAGGCGCAGGTCGCGGCGCAGCCAGATGATTTGGGTTTGGAGCATAAGAAGCTGAATTACTCTCGTCATTGCGAGGAGCCGGAGGCGACGAAGCAATCCATGACCTCACGGTTCCGCCTTGGATTGCCGCGGCGACTTTGTCGCCTCGCAATGACGAATTAGGGGCTGGGAAGTTCCTCGCATTTCACATCCGGCAGCGCGACCGAGAACCGGTCCCGCGCGCGCGGATCGTAGAAGCGGGCGTCGTAGAGGATCACCGAGCCGTCCGGCGCACGGGTCGCAAAGGGCGCGCGCGACCAAAACAGGAAGGCGTCGAGCTGGGAATTTGTGCGGCGGAGGGCGGTGAAGTCGGGCCACGCGCAAGGCGCCTCACCTTGCGCGACTTCGCCGCGAAGGCCTTCAGTGGGTGTCCAGC encodes:
- a CDS encoding cryptochrome/photolyase family protein, which gives rise to MLQTQIIWLRRDLRLADNPALYHAAKAGPVIAVFVLDDESPRHHAYGGASRWWLHHSLSSLAKSLEARGNRLILRRGEAVAELTRLAVETGARTIHANCHYEPWWLNAERKLAKSLDLQLHHGNYLMPPGSITTGTGGQYKIYTPFSRAVRAEFPPRPELPAPEKLEAPASCPASDDLAAWNLLPTKPDWAGGMRAFWEVGEAAAHRRLEAWEADVDDYDDKRNLPSLDKVSHLSPHLHFGEISPIQIWHRFKDRSSVGWRTFEGELIWRDYSANAVLQFPAYATKNYREDFDRFPWRDPATDEAAARDLKAWQQGRTGYPIVDAGMRQLWQTGWMHNRVRMITASFLIKHLLIDWREGEKWFWDCLCDADYASNATNWQWTAGTGVDSNMFSRIMAPLSQSEKFDAARYIRTWVPELKGIDEPYVHDPEEFGRRPAGYPRKIVPHKAARERALAALRTIKSA